A part of Lacinutrix sp. 5H-3-7-4 genomic DNA contains:
- a CDS encoding peptide MFS transporter, giving the protein MSTTNFRFEGSEMNRKLLMGHPSGLFVLFFTEMWERFSYYGMRAILVLFLTSAIIDGGWGWSREDALGLYGTYTMLVYFSPIIGGFLADKFLGYRKAVAIGALVMTLGHAAMAFDTPWSLYLGIGLLVAGNGLFKPNITSIINGVYVNAQDKKDGAFTIFYMGVNAGAFLGILLCGYIGETVGWHYGFGLAGIFMFLGMIQFWLAQNIFGKIGLSPSATLDYVDAIPNSDEDEIKTEAVPANVQRDRYIVVGILAFFTIFFWAAFEQAGGSMTIFASDYTDRVLEGGSANVFRIANTLLTVVPLVIITYVLFQLFKITFSKYKISNLALGLSFTIIWAIVIWMLKNQFTQESAEIPASWFGILNSFYIIAFAPLVSKIWESKYNPSATVKFGMGLILLGIGFGILAYGSAAIPQGAKTASVSIVWLILAYLFHTLGELSLSPVGLSYVSKLVPAAKIGLMFGLWYIAIGLGNKAAGSMGGMIDKITAEYDMSTFFLIFTIVPIVAGLIVMSLTPIVKKLMHGVK; this is encoded by the coding sequence ATGAGTACTACTAACTTTAGATTTGAAGGTTCAGAAATGAATCGGAAATTATTAATGGGACATCCATCTGGATTATTTGTCCTATTTTTCACAGAAATGTGGGAGCGTTTTTCTTATTATGGAATGCGTGCCATATTAGTTTTATTTTTAACCTCTGCAATTATTGATGGAGGTTGGGGATGGAGTAGAGAAGATGCTTTAGGTCTTTATGGTACCTATACAATGCTTGTTTACTTTTCACCAATTATTGGTGGTTTTTTGGCCGATAAGTTTTTAGGTTACAGAAAAGCCGTAGCAATAGGCGCTTTAGTAATGACTCTTGGTCATGCGGCTATGGCATTCGATACACCATGGAGCCTTTACTTAGGGATAGGACTTTTAGTAGCAGGAAATGGTTTGTTCAAGCCAAATATTACTTCAATTATAAATGGTGTATATGTAAATGCTCAAGATAAAAAAGACGGTGCATTTACTATCTTTTATATGGGAGTAAATGCTGGAGCTTTCTTAGGTATACTTTTATGTGGTTATATAGGAGAAACTGTTGGATGGCACTATGGTTTTGGGTTAGCCGGTATCTTTATGTTCTTAGGGATGATTCAATTTTGGTTAGCACAAAATATCTTTGGAAAAATTGGTTTATCACCATCAGCAACTTTAGATTATGTAGACGCTATACCTAATAGCGATGAAGATGAAATTAAAACCGAAGCTGTTCCCGCAAATGTGCAAAGAGATCGTTATATCGTAGTTGGAATTTTAGCTTTTTTTACTATTTTCTTTTGGGCTGCTTTTGAACAAGCAGGTGGTTCTATGACAATTTTTGCTTCAGATTATACAGATCGTGTTTTAGAAGGAGGTTCAGCTAATGTATTTAGAATTGCAAATACACTTTTAACTGTAGTGCCACTAGTAATCATAACTTATGTACTTTTTCAATTATTTAAAATTACATTTAGTAAATATAAAATATCAAATTTAGCCTTAGGTTTAAGTTTTACAATTATATGGGCTATCGTAATTTGGATGTTGAAAAATCAATTCACACAAGAATCTGCAGAGATTCCAGCATCTTGGTTTGGAATTTTAAATTCATTTTATATAATTGCCTTTGCGCCATTAGTGTCTAAAATATGGGAGAGTAAATATAATCCCTCAGCAACAGTAAAGTTTGGAATGGGACTAATACTATTAGGTATTGGATTTGGAATATTAGCATATGGTTCTGCAGCAATACCGCAAGGAGCAAAAACAGCATCTGTTAGTATTGTTTGGTTAATTTTAGCTTATTTATTCCATACTTTAGGAGAGCTGTCATTATCTCCAGTAGGCTTATCTTATGTTAGTAAATTAGTGCCAGCAGCAAAAATAGGTTTAATGTTTGGGCTTTGGTATATTGCTATTGGTCTTGGGAATAAAGCAGCAGGATCTATGGGAGGAATGATTGATAAAATTACTGCAGAGTATGATATGAGTACATTCTTTCTAATCTTTACAATAGTGCCTATTGTTGCAGGATTAATTGTTATGTCTTTAACACCAATTGTTAAAAAACTAATGCACGGTGTAAAATAA
- a CDS encoding hydroxymethylglutaryl-CoA reductase, degradative, which yields MSTSISGFSKLTKTEKIDWIVSNYLSNSTTAKDTITQYFNSNQKLQQLHDEFIENTISNYYLPLGVAPNFVINGKTYAIPMAIEESSVVAAASKAAKFWMERGGFKTTVISTTKIGQVHFMYSGEEKMLQAFFNTVKPKLIADTKSITANMEKRGGGILDIELRTKTNDLDNYYQIHATFETLDAMGANFINSCLEQFAKTFKAEAEIQLDNDIDIVMSILSNYVPECLVRAEVSCKIEALADKGIDPETFANKFAQAVTIAEVEPYRAVTHNKGIMNGIDAVVLATGNDFRAVEAGVHAYASKNGKYTSLTHAKIEDGIFSFWIEIPLALGTVGGLTSLHPLVKVALNILGNPTAKELMQIVAVAGLAQNFAALRSLTTTGIQEGHMKMHLMNILNQFDATKTEKENIINHFKTNTVTHSAVVSQIEKLRQ from the coding sequence ATGAGCACATCAATTTCTGGTTTTTCAAAATTAACCAAGACTGAAAAAATAGATTGGATTGTTTCCAATTACCTTTCAAATTCAACAACCGCAAAAGACACAATTACTCAATATTTTAATAGCAATCAAAAGTTACAACAACTTCATGATGAGTTTATTGAAAACACAATTTCAAACTATTACTTACCACTTGGTGTTGCACCAAACTTTGTAATTAATGGTAAAACATATGCCATACCAATGGCTATTGAAGAAAGCTCTGTAGTTGCTGCAGCAAGTAAAGCGGCAAAATTTTGGATGGAACGTGGTGGATTTAAAACCACAGTAATTTCTACTACAAAAATTGGGCAAGTTCATTTTATGTACTCTGGAGAAGAAAAAATGCTTCAAGCGTTTTTTAATACTGTGAAGCCAAAACTAATAGCAGATACTAAAAGTATTACTGCTAATATGGAAAAACGTGGTGGTGGAATTCTAGACATAGAACTGCGTACAAAAACCAACGACCTTGATAACTATTACCAAATACACGCTACATTTGAGACACTAGATGCTATGGGCGCAAATTTTATAAACTCTTGTTTAGAACAATTTGCAAAAACATTTAAAGCTGAAGCTGAAATACAATTAGATAACGACATAGATATTGTTATGAGTATTTTATCTAATTATGTTCCAGAATGTTTAGTTAGAGCTGAAGTATCTTGTAAAATAGAAGCATTAGCAGATAAAGGTATTGATCCAGAAACATTTGCCAATAAATTTGCACAAGCCGTTACAATTGCAGAAGTAGAACCTTATCGTGCAGTAACGCATAATAAAGGAATTATGAATGGTATTGATGCTGTAGTTTTAGCGACAGGAAACGACTTTAGAGCAGTAGAAGCTGGCGTCCATGCTTATGCATCGAAAAACGGAAAATACACTAGTTTAACACATGCTAAAATTGAAGATGGTATATTTTCTTTTTGGATAGAAATCCCATTAGCATTAGGAACTGTTGGTGGCTTAACTAGTTTACACCCATTAGTAAAAGTAGCATTAAATATATTAGGAAACCCTACTGCAAAGGAACTTATGCAAATTGTAGCTGTTGCAGGTTTAGCACAAAACTTCGCTGCTTTACGCTCTCTAACAACTACTGGAATACAAGAAGGACACATGAAAATGCACCTTATGAATATTTTAAACCAATTTGATGCTACTAAAACCGAAAAGGAAAATATTATAAACCATTTTAAAACAAATACAGTAACACATAGCGCTGTTGTTTCTCAAATTGAAAAACTAAGACAATAA
- a CDS encoding peptide MFS transporter: protein MELKYGGSVENQKTVLGHPSGLFVLFFTEMWERFSYYGMRALLVLFLVSTLIDGGWGWTSADALVLYGWYTGLVYLTPIIGGFIADKFIGYRNAVVLGALIMTLGHASMALEGLTSVFFYVGLAGLIIGNGFFKPNISSMVGQLYKSQGKEKDGGYTIFYMGINAGAFLGILLCGYIGEKIGWHYGFGLAGVFMFLGMLQFYFTQKIFGKIGLSPKQTEDFDDVIEDGVEKIGDDIEEAIEVAESSKVVRDRMVVIGVFSLFVVFFWWAFEQAGGSMTIFAKDYTDRALVGNAALTFKIINTIITVVPMLVITWVLAMLFKQTFKKFALANMLLGLSFVIIWAIVIWMLAREFQADATEVPASWFSVLNSLFIILFAPLFSKLWESKLNPSGPIKFAIGLLLVGLGFGVLAYGAAGIPEGAKTASVSLMFLVGAYFLHTMGELCVSPVGLSYVSKLAPVKFVSLMFGIWFTANFFANLLGGFTGSYIEPISEEYGLSIFFLIFTIIPIAAAVIMVILNPMLKRKMHGIE, encoded by the coding sequence ATGGAATTAAAATATGGAGGTTCAGTAGAGAACCAAAAAACAGTATTAGGGCATCCATCAGGGTTGTTTGTATTATTTTTTACAGAAATGTGGGAGCGTTTTTCTTACTACGGTATGCGAGCGCTATTAGTACTGTTTTTAGTTTCTACACTTATAGATGGTGGTTGGGGATGGACTAGTGCAGATGCATTAGTACTTTATGGTTGGTATACAGGATTAGTATATTTAACACCTATAATTGGTGGTTTTATTGCAGATAAGTTTATAGGATATAGAAACGCAGTAGTGCTTGGTGCATTAATAATGACGCTTGGGCATGCATCAATGGCTTTAGAAGGTTTAACTTCAGTTTTCTTTTATGTTGGTTTAGCTGGTTTAATTATAGGTAACGGGTTTTTTAAACCAAATATATCTTCTATGGTTGGTCAATTGTATAAATCACAAGGAAAAGAAAAAGATGGTGGTTATACAATTTTTTACATGGGAATTAATGCTGGTGCATTTTTAGGTATTCTTCTATGTGGTTATATAGGAGAAAAAATTGGATGGCATTACGGTTTTGGTCTTGCTGGAGTTTTTATGTTCTTAGGCATGTTACAATTTTATTTTACTCAAAAAATATTTGGTAAAATTGGCTTGTCTCCAAAACAAACTGAAGATTTTGATGATGTAATTGAAGATGGTGTAGAAAAAATTGGTGATGATATTGAAGAAGCTATTGAAGTAGCAGAAAGCTCTAAAGTAGTAAGAGATAGAATGGTTGTTATTGGAGTATTTTCATTATTTGTAGTGTTCTTTTGGTGGGCATTTGAGCAAGCAGGTGGTTCTATGACTATTTTTGCTAAAGATTATACAGATAGGGCTTTAGTAGGTAATGCGGCATTAACATTTAAAATTATAAATACAATTATAACAGTTGTTCCAATGCTTGTTATTACTTGGGTATTAGCAATGTTATTTAAACAAACATTTAAAAAGTTTGCTTTAGCAAATATGCTTCTTGGATTAAGTTTCGTTATTATTTGGGCTATTGTTATCTGGATGCTAGCTAGAGAATTTCAAGCAGATGCAACAGAAGTTCCTGCGTCTTGGTTTTCAGTTTTAAATTCGTTATTTATTATCTTATTTGCGCCATTATTCTCTAAGTTATGGGAAAGCAAATTAAACCCTTCAGGTCCAATTAAATTTGCTATAGGTTTATTGTTAGTAGGTTTAGGTTTTGGTGTCTTAGCTTATGGAGCTGCAGGTATACCAGAAGGTGCTAAAACAGCATCTGTAAGTTTAATGTTTTTAGTTGGCGCTTATTTCTTGCACACTATGGGAGAACTTTGTGTTTCTCCAGTTGGGTTATCTTATGTTAGTAAATTAGCTCCAGTGAAGTTTGTAAGTTTAATGTTTGGTATTTGGTTTACAGCTAACTTTTTCGCAAACTTATTAGGTGGATTTACAGGTAGTTATATAGAGCCAATTTCTGAAGAATATGGTTTATCAATATTCTTTTTAATATTTACTATAATTCCAATTGCAGCAGCAGTTATAATGGTAATACTAAACCCAATGCTTAAAAGAAAAATGCATGGAATTGAGTAA
- a CDS encoding GYDIA family GHMP kinase — protein sequence MKRFYSHGKLLLTAEYVVLDGAKALALPTKFGQSLEIESINQSKLLWQSFDYKNNIWFEANYTLGHGTINLNKTNNETIALKLLEVLTAAKQLNPMFLSENNGFEAIAKLEFPNDWGLGSSSTLLNNIAQWALVDAFNLSNATFGGSGYDIACAKNDTAIAYSIIDNKPKIERISFNKSFENNLFFVHLNRKQNSRDSIKTYNNNKSNSASTIEKINAISNKVLNCDTLKTFETLISEHENLIGTITKQTPIKTRLFKDFKNEIKSLGGWNGDFVLATGEKDYVKSYFKNKGYTTILDYKDMVL from the coding sequence ATGAAGCGCTTTTATAGTCATGGAAAATTATTACTAACAGCAGAATATGTTGTTTTAGATGGTGCTAAAGCATTAGCTCTACCTACTAAATTTGGCCAGAGTTTAGAGATCGAATCTATAAACCAATCTAAATTATTATGGCAGAGTTTTGATTATAAAAACAATATTTGGTTTGAGGCAAACTATACTCTTGGGCATGGTACTATAAATTTAAATAAAACAAATAATGAGACAATAGCTTTAAAGCTTTTAGAAGTTTTAACTGCTGCAAAGCAATTAAACCCTATGTTTTTAAGTGAGAATAATGGTTTTGAAGCTATTGCTAAATTAGAGTTTCCTAATGATTGGGGATTAGGCTCATCGTCAACACTATTAAACAACATAGCGCAATGGGCTTTAGTTGATGCTTTTAATTTGTCTAACGCTACTTTTGGAGGTAGTGGTTACGATATTGCTTGTGCCAAAAACGATACGGCAATAGCTTATTCAATAATTGATAATAAACCGAAAATAGAACGCATTAGTTTTAATAAAAGCTTTGAAAATAATTTGTTTTTTGTTCATTTAAACCGAAAACAAAATAGCAGAGACTCTATTAAAACATATAATAACAATAAAAGTAATAGCGCATCTACTATTGAAAAAATTAATGCTATAAGTAATAAGGTTTTAAACTGTGATACTCTTAAAACTTTTGAAACTCTAATAAGCGAACATGAAAATTTAATTGGTACTATTACTAAACAAACACCAATTAAAACTCGTTTATTTAAAGATTTTAAAAATGAAATTAAAAGTTTGGGTGGCTGGAATGGTGATTTTGTACTTGCTACTGGAGAAAAAGATTATGTGAAATCTTATTTTAAAAACAAAGGTTACACTACTATTCTAGATTATAAAGACATGGTTTTATAA
- a CDS encoding S9 family peptidase produces the protein MNLYKFLAIFCFLTTTLTTAQNKEITLKDIWSNGTFRTERLDALHSMNNGQQYSVLNFDRSTGATTIDIYDYKTLKKVKTLVDSKTLDGIRNFSDYTFSDDETQVLLATNQESIFRRSTLANYYVYNTKTKELTAVASDKIQEPTFSPNGEMVAYGLNNNLYIKDLISQETTQLTFDGEKNKIINGITDWVYEEEFGFVRAFEWNANSSKIAFIRFDETNVPEFSMDVYGNNLYQTQTVFKYPKAGEKNAIVSLHIYTLENNKAEEVKVGKTYNDFYIPRIKWTNAEDFLTAHYMNRHQNELDLWSIDTETNEAYLIVEEKDKAYIDVTDNLTFLKDKSFIWTSEKDGYNHIYHYTKKGKLINQVTKGNWEVTSYYGYNPKNDRIYYQSVENGSINRDVYSIKLNGTDKKRLTTATGTNNADFSADFTYFINTFSNASTPPKYTLNSAKDGSVIKVIKDNSSTLQTVSQFNISKKEFSTIKVNGNDLNMWLIKPANFDASKQYPLFMYQYSGPGSQSVANRWNGANDYWYQMLAQKGYVIACVDGRGTGLKGADFKKVTQKELGKFEVQDQIEAAKLLGQRDYIDASRIGIWGWSYGGFMSSNALFKGNDVFKMAIAVAPVTSWRFYDSIYTERYMTTPQENASGYDDNSPINHVDKLKGDFLLIHGTGDDNVHVQNTMRMIEALIQADKQFEWMIYPDKNHGIYGGNTRKHLYQKMTNFIDRTLGDKL, from the coding sequence ATGAACTTATATAAGTTTTTAGCAATTTTTTGCTTCCTTACAACTACTTTAACAACAGCACAAAACAAAGAGATTACATTAAAAGATATCTGGAGTAATGGTACTTTTAGAACCGAAAGATTAGACGCTTTACACTCTATGAATAACGGTCAACAATACTCCGTATTAAATTTTGACAGATCTACAGGTGCAACTACAATAGATATTTACGACTACAAAACTTTAAAAAAGGTAAAAACGTTAGTAGATTCTAAAACGTTAGATGGTATTAGAAATTTTTCAGACTACACTTTTAGTGATGACGAAACACAAGTTTTATTAGCAACCAATCAAGAGTCTATTTTTAGGCGCTCTACTTTAGCTAATTATTATGTGTATAACACAAAAACAAAAGAGTTAACAGCAGTAGCTAGTGATAAAATTCAAGAGCCAACGTTTTCTCCAAATGGAGAAATGGTAGCTTATGGCTTAAATAATAACCTTTACATTAAAGATTTAATCTCACAAGAAACAACTCAATTAACCTTTGATGGTGAGAAAAACAAGATTATTAATGGTATAACAGATTGGGTTTACGAAGAAGAATTTGGCTTTGTTCGTGCTTTCGAGTGGAATGCAAATAGCAGTAAAATAGCATTTATAAGGTTTGATGAGACTAATGTGCCAGAATTTTCAATGGATGTTTATGGAAATAATTTATACCAAACACAAACGGTTTTTAAATACCCAAAAGCAGGAGAGAAAAATGCAATAGTGTCTTTACATATTTACACTTTAGAAAATAATAAAGCTGAAGAAGTTAAAGTAGGTAAAACCTATAATGATTTTTATATACCAAGAATAAAATGGACTAATGCCGAAGATTTTTTAACTGCGCATTATATGAATCGCCACCAAAATGAATTAGATCTTTGGTCAATAGATACAGAAACTAATGAAGCCTATTTAATAGTCGAAGAAAAAGATAAAGCATACATAGATGTAACAGATAATTTAACCTTTTTAAAAGATAAAAGCTTTATATGGACAAGTGAGAAAGATGGTTACAACCATATTTACCACTATACTAAAAAAGGAAAGTTAATAAACCAAGTAACAAAAGGAAATTGGGAAGTAACCAGTTATTATGGTTATAATCCTAAAAATGATAGAATTTATTATCAATCTGTAGAAAATGGTTCTATAAATAGAGATGTTTATTCTATAAAATTAAATGGTACAGATAAAAAAAGACTAACCACTGCTACAGGTACAAACAATGCAGATTTTAGTGCAGATTTCACATACTTTATCAATACATTTTCTAACGCATCAACACCACCAAAATATACATTAAATAGCGCAAAAGATGGTAGCGTAATAAAAGTTATAAAAGATAACAGTAGCACATTACAAACAGTTTCTCAATTTAATATCTCTAAAAAAGAATTTAGTACAATTAAAGTAAACGGTAACGATTTAAATATGTGGCTTATTAAGCCAGCAAATTTTGATGCCTCTAAACAATATCCATTATTTATGTATCAGTACTCTGGACCAGGTTCACAGTCTGTTGCAAACCGCTGGAATGGTGCAAATGATTACTGGTACCAAATGTTAGCACAAAAAGGATATGTAATAGCATGTGTTGATGGACGCGGAACAGGATTAAAAGGTGCAGACTTTAAAAAAGTAACACAAAAAGAATTAGGTAAGTTTGAAGTTCAAGACCAAATTGAAGCAGCAAAACTACTAGGGCAAAGAGATTATATAGATGCTTCTAGAATTGGAATATGGGGATGGAGTTATGGTGGTTTTATGTCTAGTAATGCACTATTTAAAGGTAACGATGTGTTTAAAATGGCTATTGCAGTTGCACCAGTAACAAGTTGGAGATTTTACGACTCTATATATACAGAGCGTTACATGACTACGCCACAAGAAAACGCAAGTGGTTATGATGATAATTCGCCAATAAATCACGTAGATAAATTAAAAGGAGATTTTCTTTTAATTCATGGTACAGGAGATGATAATGTGCATGTGCAAAACACAATGCGAATGATTGAAGCATTAATTCAAGCAGATAAGCAATTCGAGTGGATGATTTATCCAGATAAAAATCATGGTATTTATGGCGGTAATACGCGTAAACATTTATATCAAAAAATGACAAATTTTATTGATCGTACTTTAGGAGATAAATTATAA
- a CDS encoding ComEC/Rec2 family competence protein, producing MRLLNFTIIKLTTCLVLGILIAFFIKIPTALSLHASSVLILITSILYLHLKLKKTNSIWFGCFSLLTMISIGVLTTNFHEEKRHDDHYLNYTSTSEQITFRIKSTLKPGKYNNKYIVDVLKIDSTNVSGKALLNVSRDSLNSTFKVDEIFITSKKFQNITGVINPYQFNYKSYLAKQYVYQQLYVNPKRLFRVSDNKHTIYGYADTFRNHINNKLQNYDFENDVLAIINALILGQRQGLSKDIYNNYTDAGAVHILAVSGLHVALILYLLTIFFKPLKRLKHGKIATIICLVIIMWCFAIIAGLTASVTRAVTMFSIIAIGMHLKRPTNIYNTLAISIFILLLFRPLFLFDVGFQLSYLAVIAIVAIQPRLKKLWQPKNYILNKIWDFGTVGVAAQCGVLPISLYYFHQFPGLFFVANIVIIPFLGIILGIGILVIILALLNILPQFLVDVFSGIISAMNKLMEWLALQESFLFKDISFSAIKVIAAYLLIVAIVQFAIKQNSRRLQIALVAVLVLQATYFTTKYYNSSNELTVFHKSRFTVVGKKTNKKLEVFSNLDSLNQFYNLNDYKVGYNIKTIYQEKLPSILASNNKLILIIDSLSVYKTMHFKPDYILLTQSPKLNLKRVIDSIKPKVIIADGSNYKSYISRWEQTCRKQKIPFHYTGKKGAFIIK from the coding sequence GTGAGACTGCTTAACTTCACTATTATAAAATTAACAACTTGTCTTGTTTTAGGAATATTAATTGCATTTTTTATAAAAATTCCTACAGCATTATCTTTACATGCATCAAGTGTTTTAATTCTAATAACTTCAATTTTATATTTACATCTTAAATTAAAAAAAACAAACTCTATTTGGTTTGGTTGTTTTAGTCTTTTAACAATGATATCAATTGGTGTTTTAACAACAAATTTTCATGAAGAAAAACGACACGATGATCATTATTTAAATTATACTTCTACAAGTGAACAAATTACATTTAGAATAAAGAGTACTTTAAAACCTGGAAAATATAACAATAAATATATTGTCGATGTTTTAAAAATTGATTCTACTAATGTCTCTGGTAAAGCTTTGCTTAATGTCTCTAGAGATAGTTTAAATTCAACTTTTAAGGTTGATGAAATTTTTATTACTTCAAAAAAATTTCAGAATATTACTGGTGTTATTAATCCGTATCAATTTAATTACAAAAGTTATTTAGCTAAACAATATGTTTACCAACAATTATACGTGAATCCTAAAAGGCTTTTCCGTGTAAGCGATAATAAACATACTATTTATGGTTATGCAGACACTTTTAGAAATCATATTAATAATAAACTACAAAATTATGATTTTGAGAATGATGTTTTAGCCATAATTAACGCGCTTATTTTAGGCCAAAGACAAGGCTTAAGTAAAGATATCTATAATAATTATACAGATGCTGGTGCTGTGCATATTCTTGCTGTTTCTGGTTTACATGTCGCTTTAATTCTATACTTACTCACTATATTTTTTAAGCCTTTAAAACGCTTAAAGCATGGTAAAATTGCCACTATAATCTGTTTAGTTATTATCATGTGGTGCTTTGCTATTATCGCAGGTTTAACAGCATCGGTTACTCGGGCTGTTACCATGTTTAGCATCATTGCAATTGGTATGCATTTAAAACGCCCAACTAATATTTACAATACACTTGCTATTTCTATTTTTATATTACTACTATTTAGGCCTTTATTTTTATTTGATGTTGGTTTTCAACTTAGTTATCTCGCTGTAATTGCTATTGTCGCTATACAACCGAGACTAAAAAAATTATGGCAACCTAAAAATTATATACTTAATAAAATTTGGGATTTTGGCACTGTTGGCGTTGCTGCACAATGTGGTGTTTTACCTATAAGTTTGTATTACTTCCATCAATTTCCAGGCTTATTTTTTGTAGCTAATATTGTAATAATCCCCTTTTTAGGTATTATTTTGGGTATAGGTATTTTGGTTATAATTTTAGCATTATTAAATATTTTACCTCAATTTTTAGTAGATGTTTTTAGCGGTATAATATCTGCCATGAATAAGCTTATGGAGTGGCTAGCATTACAAGAAAGTTTTTTATTTAAAGACATTTCTTTTTCGGCCATAAAAGTGATTGCTGCTTATTTACTTATTGTAGCAATTGTTCAATTTGCTATAAAACAAAATAGTAGAAGGTTGCAAATTGCATTAGTTGCTGTTTTAGTGCTTCAGGCTACTTATTTTACTACTAAATACTACAACAGTTCAAACGAGCTTACTGTGTTTCATAAAAGTAGATTTACTGTTGTTGGAAAAAAAACAAATAAAAAACTAGAAGTGTTTTCAAACTTAGATAGTTTAAATCAATTTTATAATTTAAACGATTACAAAGTTGGGTATAATATAAAAACAATTTACCAGGAGAAGCTACCTTCTATCTTAGCTAGTAATAATAAATTGATATTGATAATAGATAGCTTATCGGTTTATAAAACAATGCATTTTAAACCAGATTATATTTTGCTTACACAATCTCCAAAACTTAATTTAAAACGTGTTATAGACTCTATAAAACCTAAGGTAATTATTGCTGATGGTAGCAATTACAAATCGTACATTTCTAGATGGGAACAAACTTGTAGAAAACAAAAAATCCCTTTTCACTATACTGGTAAAAAGGGAGCTTTTATAATTAAATGA
- a CDS encoding thioredoxin fold domain-containing protein gives MKKYIFLAVFTVFTSLTIAAQEINWITLEEAVELQKKNPKKIMMDMYTSWCGPCKMLDRNTFANKDVAAYVNKHYYAVKFNAEGNDNVTFKGKAFGNPNYDPAKAKRRNSGHELARYFNIRSYPTIVFLDEKADFIAPIIGYKKPQQLELYLKMFKKDEHIDMDTQEKFNAYFKKFEPAFSQI, from the coding sequence ATGAAAAAATATATATTCTTAGCAGTATTTACTGTATTTACTTCATTAACTATTGCTGCACAAGAAATTAATTGGATAACACTTGAAGAAGCTGTAGAACTTCAAAAAAAGAATCCTAAAAAAATTATGATGGATATGTACACCTCTTGGTGTGGACCTTGTAAAATGTTAGATCGTAATACATTTGCTAATAAAGATGTAGCAGCTTATGTAAACAAACATTATTATGCTGTAAAGTTTAATGCAGAAGGTAACGATAATGTAACGTTTAAAGGTAAAGCTTTTGGTAACCCAAATTACGATCCTGCAAAAGCTAAACGTAGAAATTCTGGTCACGAATTAGCACGTTATTTTAATATTAGATCGTACCCAACAATTGTGTTTTTAGATGAAAAAGCAGATTTCATCGCACCAATAATTGGTTATAAAAAACCACAACAATTAGAATTATATCTTAAAATGTTTAAAAAAGATGAGCATATAGATATGGATACTCAAGAAAAATTTAATGCTTACTTTAAAAAATTTGAACCAGCATTTAGTCAAATTTAA